One genomic window of Medicago truncatula cultivar Jemalong A17 chromosome 1, MtrunA17r5.0-ANR, whole genome shotgun sequence includes the following:
- the LOC25482568 gene encoding RNA-dependent RNA polymerase 1: protein MGKSKTIELSGFPCYETVYDVKSFVEHYTGEGSVVAMKIREGKGHVRRAFAIIQFTTAKHATYMMTLSNISLPTWRYGGYDLKVREMERDIDPRPIAFLESLDHVKLHFGCPISKERFSALWRDVDVSVEFGIGMRKWQFSMRHDDKMFKLELSYENIWKIELHRPRGKTAKYLLIQLIGAPRVFELDIPNSINVYDPFMDYYKDFPDEQWIRSIDFTPCNCIGQSSALCLELPSDRDFPNFWENFAHYEEIEGQYTLERELPFSCNLDVVPIVAPPQGIHIPFEILFKVNSLVQNGCLSGSALDNAFYHLVDPLRINVEFIEHALEKMYYSKDFCYEPARWLKDQYRMYLQSNNPPQSPTINLDNGLVYVRRVQITPCKVYFCGPEINVSNRVLRRFRKHINNFLRVSFVDEELDKLYSADLSSRISESGRTEIYYRILSIIKNGIVIGNKKFEFLAFSSSQLRENSLWMFAPTTTGLRLTADSIRFWMGDFSQIKNVAKYAARLGLSFGSSTEALDISRDEYEIIPDVKVKHGAIEYVFSDGIGKISLELARTVAKACDYDSMPSAFQIRYRGFKGVVAVDPTSSVKLSLRMSMRKYDSVNADLDVLACSKFQPCYLNRQLITLLSTLDVKDSVFEKKQRKVVNQLNTILTDSMKAHEVLDLMFSGEVANILKDMLICGYKPNIEPFLSMMLQTFRASKLLELRQRTRIFIPKGRAMMGVLDETRTLEYGEVFVQYSHKRHSCLSHVVKGEVVVAKNPCLHPGDVRVLKAVDVPALRHMVDCVVFPQKGHRPHPNECSGSDLDGDIYFVCWDPELIPPRTIEPMEYNSAQSTLLNHDVEIEEVEEYFTNYMLNDSLGIISNAHTVFADKEPAKAMSEPCIELAKLFSIAVDFPKTGIPAVIPPHLFAKEYPDFMEKPDKTTYKSKNVIGKLFREIQGISTEGGSLTSFTLEVAKESYDSDMEFEGFMDYVDDAFYHKTNYDYKLGNLMDYYGIKTESEILSGNIMKMSKSFTKRRDADAITMAVRSLRKEARSWFNDGAADVDAGSDDAYAKASAWYYVSYHHSYYGLYNEGMKRDHFLSFPWCVYHLLVQIKKEKARMRMHSSMEQSFSRRLRLD from the exons ATGGGTAAAAGTAAAACAATTGAGTTATCTGGATTCCCTTGTTATGAGACTGTATATGATGTAAAGAGTTTCGTAGAGCACTATACCGGTGAAGGAAGTGTGGTTGCTATGAAGATAAGAGAAGGCAAAGGCCATGTTCGAAGAGCATTTGCAATTATTCAATTCACCACTGCTAAACATGCTACGTATATGATGACCTTGTCTAACATAAGTTTGCCAACATGGCGGTATGGGGGCTACGATTTAAAAGTTCGGGAAATGGAAAGAGATATTGATCCAAGACCAATAGCATTTTTGGAAAGTTTAGATCATGTGAAACTGCATTTTGGCTGTCCGATATCAAAGGAAAGATTCTCTGCATTATGGAGAGATGTGGATGTTAGTGTAGAATTTGGGATTGGAATGAGAAAGTGGCAATTCTCTATGCGCCATGACGATAAGATGTTCAAACTTGAGCTTTCATATGAGAACATTTGGAAGATTGAGCTGCATCGACCACGGGGTAAAACTGCAAAGTATCTATTGATTCAG TTAATTGGTGCTCCTCGGGTTTTTGAGCTTGATATTCCCAATTCAATAAATGTATACGATCCTTTTATGGATTATTATAAAGATTTCCCCGACGAGCAATGGATCCGTTCCATAGATTTCACTCCTTGCAATTGTATTGGGCAGTCTTCGGCTTTATGTCTAGAGCTTCCTAGTGACAGAGATTTTCCAAATTTTTGGGAAAACTTTGCTCATTATGAGGAAATTGAGGGGCAATACACTTTGGAGAGAGAATTACCTTTTTCTTGCAATCTGGATGTTGTCCCCATTGTTGCACCTCCTCAAGGCATTCATATTCCATTCGAGATCTTGTTTAAAGTTAATTCATTGGTTCAGAATGGGTGTCTTTCAGGTTCTGCTCTTGATAATGCTTTCTATCATCTAGTTGATCCACTTAGAATAAATGTTGAATTTATCGAGCATGCTTTAGAAAAGATGTACTATTCAAAGGATTTTTGTTATGAACCCGCAAGATGGCTGAAAGATCAGTACAGAATGTACCTTCAATCAAATAATCCGCCTCAGTCACCGACTATAAATTTGGATAATGGATTGGTGTATGTTCGCAGGGTTCAGATAACACCTTGCAAAGTATACTTTTGTGGTCCAGAGATTAATGTCTCGAATCGTGTTCTCCGTCGTTTCCGTAAACATATCAACAACTTTCTACGTGTTTCATTTGTTGATGAGGAGTTGGATAAACTGTATTCAGCAGATTTATCTTCTCGCATTTCTGAGAGTGGTAGAACTGAGATATACTATAGAATTCTTTCCATAATTAAAAATGGCATAGTTATTGGTAATAAGAAGTTTGAATTTCTAGCTTTCTCATCAAGTCAGTTGCGTGAAAATTCGCTATGGATGTTTGCTCCTACAACAACTGGACTTAGACTTACCGCCGATAGCATAAGGTTTTGGATGGGAGATTTTAGCCAGATAAAAAATGTAGCCAAGTATGCTGCTAGGCTCGGACTCTCTTTTGGTTCATCTACCGAAGCTCTAGACATCAGCAGGGACGAATATGAAATAATTCCTGACGTGAAAGTTAAACATGGTGCAATCGAATATGTCTTCTCTGATGGAATTGGGAAAATATCTCTTGAACTTGCCAGGACAGTGGCTAAAGCATGTGATTATGATTCTATGCCATCTGCCTTTCAGATTCGGTATCGTGGATTCAAAGGAGTTGTGGCTGTTGATCCAACCTCATCTGTGAAGTTGTCACTGAGGATGAGCATGCGCAAGTATGATTCAGTTAACGCAGATTTGGATGTTTTGGCATGTAGTAAGTTCCAGCCTTGTTATCTGAATCGGCAGTTGATTACTCTCTTATCCACTCTCGATGTCAAGGACAGTGTTTTcgaaaaaaaacagagaaaagtTGTTAATCAACTGAACACAATACTAACTGATTCAATGAAGGCACACGAGGTTTTGGACTTGATGTTTTCTGGAGAGGTCGCTAATATTCTGAAGGATATGCTTATTTGTGGCTACAAGCCTAATATAGAACCATTTCTTTCAATGATGCTCCAGACATTTAGGGCATCAAAGTTGTTAGAATTGCGACAAAGAACTAGGATATTTATTCCGAAAGGAAGAGCAATGATGGGTGTTCTAGATGAAACTAGAACCCTAGAATATGGTGAAGTTTTTGTTCAATATTCTCACAAAAGGCACAGCTGTCTTTCTCATGTTGTGAAAGGTGAGGTAGTAGTAGCAAAAAATCCCTGCTTGCACCCGGGTGATGTGCGTGTTTTGAAGGCTGTGGACGTGCCTGCTTTGCGCCACATGGTGGATTGTGTTGTTTTCCCTCAAAAAGGTCACAG GCCGCATCCAAATGAATGTTCCGGAAGTGATCTTGACGGGGACATCTACTTTGTTTGTTGGGATCCTGAATTGATTCCACCTAGAACAATTGAACCAATGGAGTATAATTCTGCCCAATCGACTCTATTGAATCATGATGTGGAGATTGAG GAGGTGGAGGAGTATTTTACCAATTACATGCTCAATGACAGTCTTGGAATAATTTCCAATGCACACACTGTCTTTGCAGATAAAGAACCTGCTAAAGCAATGTCTGAGCCATGTATTGAACTTGCAAAGCTATTCTCAATAGCAGTTGATTTTCCAAAAACCGGTATCCCAGCAGTTATACCCCCTCATCTTTTCGCCAAAGAATATCCAGACTTCATGGAAAAGCCTGACAAAACCACCTACAAATCAAAGAATGTAATAGGAAAACTTTTTAGGGAAATTCAAGGTATTTCAACTGAGGGTGGTTCTCTTACATCCTTTACACTTGAAGTGGCTAAGGAGTCATATGATTCGGATATGGAATTCGAGGGCTTTATGGATTATGTCGACGATGCCTTCTATCACAAAACCAATTATGACTACAAGTTGGGAAATCTGATGGACTACTATGGTATCAAAACTGAATCAGAAATCCTAAGTGGGAATATTATGAAAATGTCGAAATCTTTCACCAAAAGAAGGGATGCAGATGCGATTACTATGGCTGTAAGGTCCCTAAGGAAAGAGGCGAGGAGTTGGTTCAATGACGGTGCGGCTGATGTAGATGCTGGGAGTGATGATGCTTATGCAAAAGCTTCTGCTTGGTACTATGTTTCTTACCATCATAGTTACTATGGTTTGTACAATGAAGGTATGAAAAGGGACCATTTTCTAAGCTTTCCATGGTGTGTTTACCATCTGCTTGTCCAAATCAAGAAGGAGAAAGCCAGGATGAGGATGCATTCGAGCATGGAACAAAGTTTCAGTCGCAGGTTGCGTCTCGACTGA